In Streptomyces sannanensis, the DNA window GCGGGCCGGAGGCCGAACTTGCCCCCGAGAACGGAGCCGACTGGGCCGAGGTCCACGGCACGACGGCCGGAGGTGCGGTCCTGGTGCGCCCGGACGGCTTTGTCGCCTGGCGCGCGGCCGGTCCCGTTCCCGAGCCGGAGGCGGTGCTTCACGAGGTCATGACCTCACTGCTCCGCCCGGCCTGATCCGCCGGACGGGTGATCCGCCGGACACCTCTCAGAGCGCCCTCAACCCCTCGATCACTTCTCGCAGAATCTTCTCGTCCGGGAGCTGTGCGGGGGGTACGGGCCGGCTGACCTTGACGAAACCGCCTTCCAGCAGGTCCCCCAGCAGGACCCGGACCACGCCCACCGGCAGATCGGCGTCGGCCGCGAGTTCGGCGACCGACTGCGTCTGGGAACTGCACAGCCCGAGCAAGGTGCGGTGCTCGGGGCCGAGCAGCGACGCGTCGACGGATCCGTGCGAAGTGTCGACGACGACGAGCGCGATGAGGTCGAACCGCACCCCGCTCGGACCGGGTTTGGTCCGTCCGCCCGTCATGGCGTACGGACGGACCAGGGGTCCGGCTTCCGCGTCGTACCAGCGGCCGTCGGGCAGATGCTCGGTCATGGGACGTGTCTCTCTGCCGCTGGTCACCCGGCCGCCGGGGGCTGGGCCGGGTGCCGTGCCGGGGTGGCCAGGTGCTCGCCGACCCGGTTCACCAGCCTGGCCATCTCATAGGCGATCAGACCCACGTCCGCGGTGACGGAACTGAGCACCGCAAGGCAGGAGCCGTCCCCGGCCGCCGCGACGAAGAGGAAACCCTCGTCCATCTCGACCATCGTCTGGCGTACTCCGCCGACCCGGAAATGCCGGCCCACGCCCTTGGCAAGGCTGTGGAAGCCGGAGGCCACGGCGGCCAGGTGCTCGGCGTCCTCGCGGGACAGGGCGCTGGAGGCGCCGACGGCGAGGCCGTCGTTGGACAGCACCACCGCGTGCCTGACCTCCGCGACCCGGAGGACGAGGTCGTCCAGCAGCCAGTCGAGTTCACCGGAGCGGGGCGCGGTGTCCATCCTGTGGTGCTCGATCATGCGTGGTCTCCTTCACTGGACTTGCCTGCCGGGGTGCCGCCACCGCGGGCCCAGCCGCTGAGATAGGCAGTCATACGGTCCCTGACCTGTTCCGGTGTGCGCTCCGCGGCGCCTTCTCGGTCGCCGGAGGAGGGCGTCTCGGGCGCCGGGGCCCCGCGCAGCTGGGGGGCGAGGCCGGCCCCACGGACCCGGCGCGGCAGTCTGCCGGCTGGCGCGCCGCCGCGCTCGGTGTTTTCGTCGTCGGTGTCGTCCGTGACGCGTCCGATGCTGCCCTGCGGCGGGGGCCGCATACGGTCCCGCAGAGCCGTGACCCCGGCGGGCACAGGTTGCTCATGCTGGGGGAGCTGCTCGGGAAGGACCGGGTGGGAGGGCGGGCGCGGCGGCCCGGGCGGTGCGGTTCGGGCCGGCTGTGCGGGCTGTACGGCCCACGGTGGCTCCTCCGCCGCCCGTGATGCCGGGGCGGGTACCTGCGCCCGGGAGGGGGCCGCGTCCCCGGACTCGTTCGCGGTCGTCTTCAGCAGTCCGGTGGGCAGCAGGACGACCGCAGTGGTTCCCCCGTACGGCGAGGTCCGAAGATGCACCCTGACGGCGTGCCGGGCGGAGAGCCGGCTGACCACGAAGAGGCCCAGCCGGTCGCTGTCGAAGAGGTCCAGCGCCTCCGACTGCTCGATCCTCAGGTTCGCCTGCTTCAGGGCCTCCGGTCCCATGCCCAGACCGCGGTCCTCGATCTCGAGCACATAGCCGTTCCCGACGGGTTCGCCGTTGATCCGCACCTTGGTGTGCGGCGGGGAGAACTGGGCGGCGTTCTCGATGAGCTCGGCGAGGAGATGGGTGAGGTCGGCGACGGCCGAACCGGTGACGGCGGTGTCGGGGAAGTGGCGGACCTCGACACGGGCGTAGTCCTCGATCTCGGAGATGGCGGCACGTACCACGTTGGTGAGCGGGACGGGTGTCCGCCAGGCCCGGCCTGGGGCCGCGCCGGAGAGGATGATCAGGCTTTCGGCGTGACGCCGCATACGGGTGGTGAGGTGGTCGAGCCGGAAGAGGTCGCCGAGTTCGTTCGGGTCGTCGACGCGGCGTTCCATGCTGTCCAGCAGATTGAGCTGACGGTGCACCAGGACCTGACTGCGCCGGGCGAGATTGACGAAGACGCCGGAGATGCCGCTGGCCAGCTCCGCGCGCTCGACGGCCGCGCCGAGCGCTGCCCGGTGGACGGTGGTGAGCGCCTCGCCGACCTGGCCGATCTCGTCCTGCGCGGGCGGCCCCGCCGGGGCCTCGGCGAGGATGTCGAGTTCCTCGCCGGCCCGGAGCCGACGCATGGCACGGGGCAGTTTGCGGCGGGCGATCGCCAGGGCGCTGTTGCGCAGGGTGACCAGTTCGACGACGAGACCGCGGCCGATGCGGACCGAGATGACGAGGGAGGCGGCCACGGCGACGAGCCCAAGGAGCACGGCCGCCCCCGCGGGCGTGAGTGCACCCCGGGTGAACGGGTCCGCCCGTTCGGCGGCGCTGCGCACGGCGCCGGACTCGATGGCCCGCATGCCCTTCTCCACGCCCGCCCGGGTCTGTTCCCAGGTGGCGGCCGGTACGGCGACAGCGGCATTGCGGCCGGGACTGGCGGCGAGCACTTTGTCCTCGGTGTTGCCCAGCACCGCGTACACGCCTGACCGGGTGAAGTCGTGCCAGGCGGCGCCCTGCGATCCGGGCAGGTCGGCCGCGGCGGAGTCGGTCAGGGTGCGGCGGGTCTCCACGGCGCCGGCGAACAGTCGCAGCCGCGATCCGCTCAGCGTGCCGGTGAGCTGCGCGGAGGCGAGCAGCGCCTCCTCCCGGGACAGCATCTCTCCGGCCCGGGTGAACTCGTAGAGGACTCGGGCGTCGGAGCCGAGTTCGGCGTCCTGGATGCCGGTGAGTCCACCCGCGATGGTGAAGGCCGTGGCGATGGTGGAGGTGTACTGCTGGTACGTAGCGTCCCAGTCGGCCACGCCGTCGAGGACATCGGCGCGCAGGGCGCGCAGCTTCCGTACAGCGGCGACGAACCGTTCCAGACGGTCCGCCACCCCGGCCGGCAGGTCTCCGCCCTCGGCAACGGTGTGGCCGCTGTCCAGACTCAGCGCGGCCACCGCGTCGTCGGTGCGTGCGGCCTGCTGCCGGAGTGCGGCCCCGCGCTCCGCGTCGGGGGCCGCCACCTGCTGTACGGCGGCCCGGCGTTCGTCCTGGAGCCGGGCAATCGCGGCGGCGACCGGTGCCCTCACCAGCTGGTCGACCCGCTGGGACTGGCGCAGCCTGGCCACGTCCTGGGCGGTGGTGACGGTGGCGAACCCCCACAGGGCGAGCAGCGAGACGACCGGCACCATCAGCAGCGAGATGATTTTCGCGCGGACGGTCCTGGGACGCAGCCGCCACCGGCGGCGCTGGGTCCCGGCCGCAGGCACCCGCGCCTCGTCCGAGGCCGCCGGGGGGTCGTCTCTCTCGTCCGCGGGCGGGCCGGCGTGGGCCCGCCGTCCGCGCGCCGCCGTCGTGGGCGGGGCGGGCGATATGCCGGTGCCCAGGGTCCTGCGGGGTGTTCGCACAGGTGTCCTCGCTTACGGTACGGGGCTTAGGGGATAGTGCTGTGACCGGAAAGGTTCACCGGCTCGCGACGTCCGGCGGCACCTCTCCCCCGTAGCCCTTCGGGCACGGGAGGTACCCCCACTGTTGTCGCATCGCGCGAGTACGGCCGAGTACGAGCTGTGATGCTCCGCCTTGCGATGCACCGCACCTGGGGGCACCTCTGGGGGCACCCTGGGGACGCCCCCAGAGGTAGCTGGGGGAGGTAGCTGGGGGAGCCGCGAGCCACCCGGCAAACCTTCCCGGCCACAGCGTTAGGGAGCCGAGGTCTCGGCGAGCCGTTCGGCCGAGGCATAGGCGGCGCGTTCCCGCGCGGTCGGGGAGAGCGCGACGAAGGCGGAGGTGAGGAAGAGATAGGAGCCGAGGCCGACGGCGAGGGGAAAGACGAACTGCATCGTCGTGGCCCCGGCGAGCGCCTCTCCCGATGGGTCGACCCGCACGTCGACCGCGATCATGCCGGTGTAGTGCATGCTGCTGACCGCCGCGCCCATGACGAGCGAGGCGATCGCGACGGCGACCGGTGACTTGATGTTCAGCGCGGCCCACAGGGCGGCGGTGGCCGCGATGACGGCGATGGCCACGGACAGTCCGACGAGCACGGGGTGGTAGTGGACGGATCCGTGCAGGCGCAGGGCTGCCATGCCGAGGTAGTGCATGCTCGCCACGCCCAGTCCGGTCGTGAGGCCGCCGAGCAGCAGGGCCCGGGGACGGTCGCGTCCGTACCCGACGGCGAAGACCCCGCCGCCCACGACCAGCATGGCGACGAGCAGGCTGAGCAGCGTCAGCGGAACGTTGTAGCGGATGTCGGTGCCGGTGACGCCGAAGCCCAGCATCGCCACGAAATGCATCGTCCAGATGCCGGTGCCGATCGCGGAAGCCGCCGTGATCAGCCAGTTGCGCCGGGAGCGGCCTTGGGCGTCGAGCGCCCGCACGGTGCAGCGAAGCCCGAGGGCGGCGCCCATGCAGGCCATCACGTACGACAGCACGGGGGTAAGCCAGCCGAAGGCGGCGTGGTCCAGGTGTCCCATGGCTCGGGGACGCTAGTCCTCACGAGGGCGCACACAAGGGGCGCATTTCGAAAGCTGATGGGATATGACGCATAAATTTTCCGGAACGATCGCATCGAGTCCGAACATGCGCGCAGGAGCACCTTCCCCGGTGTGAGGGATCATGTCCGCATGGCCGAGGACCACACGCACGTTCAGGAATTCTTCAGCGCCCGCGCCGCGGACTGGGACGCTCGCTTCCCCGACGACGGACCGGCCTATGCCGCCGCCGTCGCCACGCTGGGACTGAAGCCCGGAAACACCGTGCTCGACGCCGGCTGCGGCACCGGCCGCGCCCTGCGGCCGCTGCGTGCCGCCGTGGGCCCGGAGGGCACGGTGCTGGGCGTGGACCTCACCCCCGCGATGCTCGACGCGGCGGTACGGGCGGGGCGGGGCGGCCACGGCCGGCTGCTGCTCGGCGACGTGGCCCGGCTGCCGCTGCGCTACCGCTCTCTGGACGCCGTGTTCGGCGCCGGACTCATCGCCCACCTGCCCGAGCCCGAGGCGAATCTGCGTGAACTGGCCCGGGTCGTACGGCCCGGCGGACTGCTCGCGCTGTTCCATCCCGTCGGCCGGGCGGCCCTCGCGGCCCGGCAGGGACGGCAGATCACTCCGGGCGATCTGCGCGCCGAGGGCAATCTCCGTCCGCTGCTGGCCGCTTCGGGTTGGCGGATGACCTCATACGTGGACGAGGACGCGCGCTTTCTCGCTCTGGCGGCCCGTCAGGACTGAGCAACGGCCGCGCGGATGAACGCCTCCGC includes these proteins:
- a CDS encoding DUF742 domain-containing protein codes for the protein MTEHLPDGRWYDAEAGPLVRPYAMTGGRTKPGPSGVRFDLIALVVVDTSHGSVDASLLGPEHRTLLGLCSSQTQSVAELAADADLPVGVVRVLLGDLLEGGFVKVSRPVPPAQLPDEKILREVIEGLRAL
- a CDS encoding roadblock/LC7 domain-containing protein gives rise to the protein MIEHHRMDTAPRSGELDWLLDDLVLRVAEVRHAVVLSNDGLAVGASSALSREDAEHLAAVASGFHSLAKGVGRHFRVGGVRQTMVEMDEGFLFVAAAGDGSCLAVLSSVTADVGLIAYEMARLVNRVGEHLATPARHPAQPPAAG
- a CDS encoding sensor histidine kinase, whose translation is MRTPRRTLGTGISPAPPTTAARGRRAHAGPPADERDDPPAASDEARVPAAGTQRRRWRLRPRTVRAKIISLLMVPVVSLLALWGFATVTTAQDVARLRQSQRVDQLVRAPVAAAIARLQDERRAAVQQVAAPDAERGAALRQQAARTDDAVAALSLDSGHTVAEGGDLPAGVADRLERFVAAVRKLRALRADVLDGVADWDATYQQYTSTIATAFTIAGGLTGIQDAELGSDARVLYEFTRAGEMLSREEALLASAQLTGTLSGSRLRLFAGAVETRRTLTDSAAADLPGSQGAAWHDFTRSGVYAVLGNTEDKVLAASPGRNAAVAVPAATWEQTRAGVEKGMRAIESGAVRSAAERADPFTRGALTPAGAAVLLGLVAVAASLVISVRIGRGLVVELVTLRNSALAIARRKLPRAMRRLRAGEELDILAEAPAGPPAQDEIGQVGEALTTVHRAALGAAVERAELASGISGVFVNLARRSQVLVHRQLNLLDSMERRVDDPNELGDLFRLDHLTTRMRRHAESLIILSGAAPGRAWRTPVPLTNVVRAAISEIEDYARVEVRHFPDTAVTGSAVADLTHLLAELIENAAQFSPPHTKVRINGEPVGNGYVLEIEDRGLGMGPEALKQANLRIEQSEALDLFDSDRLGLFVVSRLSARHAVRVHLRTSPYGGTTAVVLLPTGLLKTTANESGDAAPSRAQVPAPASRAAEEPPWAVQPAQPARTAPPGPPRPPSHPVLPEQLPQHEQPVPAGVTALRDRMRPPPQGSIGRVTDDTDDENTERGGAPAGRLPRRVRGAGLAPQLRGAPAPETPSSGDREGAAERTPEQVRDRMTAYLSGWARGGGTPAGKSSEGDHA
- a CDS encoding MHYT domain-containing protein; translation: MGHLDHAAFGWLTPVLSYVMACMGAALGLRCTVRALDAQGRSRRNWLITAASAIGTGIWTMHFVAMLGFGVTGTDIRYNVPLTLLSLLVAMLVVGGGVFAVGYGRDRPRALLLGGLTTGLGVASMHYLGMAALRLHGSVHYHPVLVGLSVAIAVIAATAALWAALNIKSPVAVAIASLVMGAAVSSMHYTGMIAVDVRVDPSGEALAGATTMQFVFPLAVGLGSYLFLTSAFVALSPTARERAAYASAERLAETSAP
- a CDS encoding class I SAM-dependent methyltransferase produces the protein MAEDHTHVQEFFSARAADWDARFPDDGPAYAAAVATLGLKPGNTVLDAGCGTGRALRPLRAAVGPEGTVLGVDLTPAMLDAAVRAGRGGHGRLLLGDVARLPLRYRSLDAVFGAGLIAHLPEPEANLRELARVVRPGGLLALFHPVGRAALAARQGRQITPGDLRAEGNLRPLLAASGWRMTSYVDEDARFLALAARQD